The genomic DNA ATTCTGGTGTCGCTGTTTATCGATGCCGATAACGCACAGATTAAAGCCGCTGCCGACGTTGGCGCGCCGTATATCGAAATTCACACCGGCTGCTATGCCGATGCCACCACCGATGCGGAACAGGCAAAAGAGCTTGAGCGCATCGCGAAAGCGGCGACCTATGCCGCCAGCCTGGGGCTGAAAGTGAACGCCGGCCATGGCCTGACCTATCACAACGTCAAAGCCGTCGCGGCGCTACCGGAGATGCACGAGCTGAACATTGGTCACGCGATCATTGGCCGCGCGGTCATGACCGGCCTGAAAGAAGCGGTTGCCGAGATGAAACGCCTGATGCTGGAAGCGCGCGCGTAATGGCGATTCTGGGGCTCGGAACCGATATCGTCGAAATCGCCCGTATTGAAGGGGTCATTGCCCGTAGCGGCGATCGCCTTGCACGCCGGGTGCTCAGCGATAACGAATGGGCCATCTGGGAGACGCACCAGCAGCCGGTGCGTTTTCTGGCTAAGCGCTTTGCGGTCAAAGAAGCGGCCTCAAAAGCGCTGGGTACCGGTATTCGTAACGGCCTGGCGTTTAACCAGTTTGAAGTTTACAA from Klebsiella sp. WP3-W18-ESBL-02 includes the following:
- the acpS gene encoding holo-ACP synthase, producing the protein MAILGLGTDIVEIARIEGVIARSGDRLARRVLSDNEWAIWETHQQPVRFLAKRFAVKEAASKALGTGIRNGLAFNQFEVYNDEMGKPKLRLWGEAKLLAERMGVAHMHVTLADERHYACATVIVES